A region from the Vicia villosa cultivar HV-30 ecotype Madison, WI linkage group LG3, Vvil1.0, whole genome shotgun sequence genome encodes:
- the LOC131660824 gene encoding external alternative NAD(P)H-ubiquinone oxidoreductase B2, mitochondrial-like, which translates to MNDWMYLSLKETEVPANLKTHLVMGLKKKERTITLKEFQAVMDDIFERYPQVKLFLKNKQMRGIADLLEESKGDVEKESIEITIEELKTALFNLVTDEISSCYSSVSPQR; encoded by the exons ATGAATGATTGGATGTATCTTTCTTTGAAGGAAACTGAAGTTCCTGCAAACTTGAAAACACACTTGGTGATGGgattaaagaaaaaagaaa GAACAATTACGCTCAAAGAATTTCAGGCGGTAATGGATGACATCTTTGAAAGATACCCTCAGGTGAAGCTATTCCTAAAGAATAAACAGATGCGTGGCATTGCTGATCTTTTGGAAGAATCCAAAGGAGATGTTGAAAAAGAATCTATTGAAATTACTATCGAAGAACTCAAAACTGCACTTTTCAATTTGGTCACTGATGAAATTTCCTCCTGCTACAGCTCAG TATCTCCACAAAGATGA
- the LOC131655283 gene encoding uncharacterized protein LOC131655283 isoform X1, giving the protein MASSFDRWEKDPFFNAAEEVQESADRVESTYRIWIHAMKDASSPWNSDELRRDLHTAMGTAKWQLDEFQRAVKSSYRKSSSDDARNRHQDFVVAIEGKISKVENLLRLHEPVPLGSKASLPWVSNLSMDEGERNELASFLSGMPMSPSGGKPPVRFTGRDSVKPQSGDTDSFRAAVEVEEKPCGHRRFASADADISSWKIAVLDDVQVQQSTSSYDSSGPTPMHKVASVSGFFGSVESISKFKWPKNGYRKLKAMDSNQETDNALLPSTQYNGDINDCNEKSSICLHSCDGCYSKPIHGWYGAFQRQLQRSQYQMQYNRPVQIAVWIVIILCLIVLIAFCAM; this is encoded by the exons atgGCTTCGAGTTTTGATCGATGGGAAAAAGATCCTTTCTTTAACGCCGCTGAAGAAGTTCAAGAATCTGCTGAtag GGTAGAATCTACGTATAGGATATGGATTCATGCAATGAAGGATGCATCCAGTCCTTGGAACTCTGATGAACTTCGAAGAGATCTTCATACTGCCATGGGCACTGCTAAGTGGCAG TTAGATGAATTTCAACGGGCGGTGAAGTCGAGTTATAGGAAAAGTTCGAGTGATGATGCGAGAAATAGGCACCAAGATTTTGTTGTTGCGATTGAAGGCAAGATTTCGAAAGTGGAGAATTTGTTACGTCTGCATGAACCTGTTCCTTTAGGTAGCAAAGCGTCTCTGCCTTGGGTGTCGAATCTGTCGATGGATGAAGGAGAGCGAAATGAGCTTGCATCGTTTCTTTCAGGGATGCCGATGTCGCCTTCTGGTGGTAAACCGCCGGTTAGATTTACTGGGAGAGACAGTGTGAAACCACAATCAGGTGATACGGATTCGTTTAGAGCAGCGGTTGAGGTGGAGGAGAAACCATGTGGACATCGCAGGTTTGCTAGCGCCGATGCTGATATTAGTTCGTGGAAAATTGCTGTtttggatgatgtgcaagtgcaaCAATCGACTTCCTCTTATGATTCTTCTGGTCCTACTCCCATGCATAAGGTAGCCAGTGTCTCTGGGTTTTTTGGATCCGTGGAATCAATTTCTAAGTTTAAGTGGCCGAAGAATGGTTATAGAAAGCTGAAAGCAATGGATAGTAATCAAGAAACTGATAATGCACTACTACCGTCAACTCAATACAATGGG GACATCAATGATTGCAATGAAAAAAGTAGCATTTGCCTTCATAGTTGTGATGGATGTTATAGTAAGCCAATCCACGGGTGGTATGGAGCTTTCCAAAGAcagcttcaaagatctcaataccaAATGCAGTACAACCGGCCTGTTCAAATAGCTGTCTGGATAGTTATCATCCTTTGCTTAATTG TTTTAATTGCATTTTGTGCAATGTAG
- the LOC131655283 gene encoding uncharacterized protein LOC131655283 isoform X2, translating into MKDASSPWNSDELRRDLHTAMGTAKWQLDEFQRAVKSSYRKSSSDDARNRHQDFVVAIEGKISKVENLLRLHEPVPLGSKASLPWVSNLSMDEGERNELASFLSGMPMSPSGGKPPVRFTGRDSVKPQSGDTDSFRAAVEVEEKPCGHRRFASADADISSWKIAVLDDVQVQQSTSSYDSSGPTPMHKVASVSGFFGSVESISKFKWPKNGYRKLKAMDSNQETDNALLPSTQYNGDINDCNEKSSICLHSCDGCYSKPIHGWYGAFQRQLQRSQYQMQYNRPVQIAVWIVIILCLIVLIAFCAM; encoded by the exons ATGAAGGATGCATCCAGTCCTTGGAACTCTGATGAACTTCGAAGAGATCTTCATACTGCCATGGGCACTGCTAAGTGGCAG TTAGATGAATTTCAACGGGCGGTGAAGTCGAGTTATAGGAAAAGTTCGAGTGATGATGCGAGAAATAGGCACCAAGATTTTGTTGTTGCGATTGAAGGCAAGATTTCGAAAGTGGAGAATTTGTTACGTCTGCATGAACCTGTTCCTTTAGGTAGCAAAGCGTCTCTGCCTTGGGTGTCGAATCTGTCGATGGATGAAGGAGAGCGAAATGAGCTTGCATCGTTTCTTTCAGGGATGCCGATGTCGCCTTCTGGTGGTAAACCGCCGGTTAGATTTACTGGGAGAGACAGTGTGAAACCACAATCAGGTGATACGGATTCGTTTAGAGCAGCGGTTGAGGTGGAGGAGAAACCATGTGGACATCGCAGGTTTGCTAGCGCCGATGCTGATATTAGTTCGTGGAAAATTGCTGTtttggatgatgtgcaagtgcaaCAATCGACTTCCTCTTATGATTCTTCTGGTCCTACTCCCATGCATAAGGTAGCCAGTGTCTCTGGGTTTTTTGGATCCGTGGAATCAATTTCTAAGTTTAAGTGGCCGAAGAATGGTTATAGAAAGCTGAAAGCAATGGATAGTAATCAAGAAACTGATAATGCACTACTACCGTCAACTCAATACAATGGG GACATCAATGATTGCAATGAAAAAAGTAGCATTTGCCTTCATAGTTGTGATGGATGTTATAGTAAGCCAATCCACGGGTGGTATGGAGCTTTCCAAAGAcagcttcaaagatctcaataccaAATGCAGTACAACCGGCCTGTTCAAATAGCTGTCTGGATAGTTATCATCCTTTGCTTAATTG TTTTAATTGCATTTTGTGCAATGTAG